From a single Nostoc sp. MS1 genomic region:
- a CDS encoding IS5 family transposase produces the protein MYRRAQKQEKAAENFELPFGGKLASDNRWVIMANMIPWSKFEAEYAEIFSARMGAPAKTFRMALGALIIKEKLGISDRETVEQIRENPYLQYFIGMSAYSNESAFDPSMLVHFRERIDIELVNKINQEIVRKMLENKQEVEVRAKKPEVEDSKSKPANRGKLILDASCAPADISYPTDLGLLNQARKQTETIIDTLYKSLLVRNINKPRTYRNKARKDYLAVAKKRKPTVKERRKAIRKQLQYINRNLTHIQQLINLGASLLKLSNSQYKMLLVVAEVYRQQLWLYENQKISIQDRIVSLNQPHIRPIIRGKAGRTVEFGAKFSASYYDGYVFLDHISWDNFNESGDLKSQVEAYKNYTGYYPESVHVDKIYRTRENRAWCQERGIRISGPPLGRPPQNVSPEKKKQAAYDERIRNCIEGKFGQGKRRFSLGRVMAKLPHTSFTAIAITFLVMNLSTLLLRLFCVFFCLFFKTESFFTSSIIETDISLNLKQQKLIFFLD, from the coding sequence ATGTATCGAAGAGCGCAAAAGCAAGAAAAAGCAGCAGAAAACTTTGAACTACCCTTTGGGGGAAAACTAGCGTCAGATAACCGATGGGTAATCATGGCGAACATGATACCTTGGTCAAAATTTGAAGCAGAGTACGCAGAAATATTTTCAGCAAGAATGGGAGCGCCAGCCAAAACATTTAGAATGGCGTTGGGAGCATTAATAATTAAAGAAAAATTAGGAATAAGTGACAGAGAGACAGTAGAACAAATTCGGGAGAACCCGTATCTGCAATACTTTATAGGAATGTCAGCATATAGTAATGAATCTGCATTTGACCCGTCAATGCTAGTTCATTTTAGAGAAAGGATAGATATAGAATTAGTCAATAAAATCAATCAAGAAATAGTCAGGAAGATGTTAGAAAATAAACAGGAGGTAGAAGTAAGAGCAAAAAAGCCAGAGGTCGAGGATTCAAAAAGTAAGCCAGCCAATAGAGGAAAATTAATATTAGATGCTAGTTGTGCGCCAGCAGACATAAGTTATCCGACAGATTTAGGATTATTAAATCAAGCCAGAAAGCAAACAGAAACAATCATAGATACATTATATAAGTCCTTATTAGTAAGAAATATCAACAAACCAAGAACCTACAGAAACAAAGCAAGAAAGGATTATTTAGCAGTAGCCAAGAAAAGAAAACCAACAGTTAAAGAAAGAAGGAAAGCTATCAGAAAGCAACTGCAATATATCAACAGAAATTTAACTCATATTCAGCAGCTAATAAATTTAGGTGCGTCACTATTAAAACTGAGCAACAGTCAATATAAGATGTTGCTAGTAGTAGCAGAAGTTTATCGTCAACAGTTATGGTTATATGAAAATCAAAAAATTAGTATACAAGACCGCATTGTCAGTTTAAACCAACCACACATTCGTCCGATTATCCGAGGTAAAGCCGGGAGAACAGTAGAGTTTGGGGCTAAGTTTTCAGCTAGTTACTATGATGGCTATGTATTTTTAGACCATATTAGTTGGGACAACTTTAACGAATCAGGAGACTTAAAATCACAAGTAGAAGCATACAAAAACTACACCGGATATTATCCTGAATCAGTTCATGTTGATAAGATTTATCGGACGAGGGAGAATCGAGCTTGGTGTCAAGAAAGGGGAATTAGAATTAGTGGCCCACCACTAGGTAGACCCCCCCAAAATGTCAGCCCTGAAAAGAAGAAACAAGCCGCTTATGACGAAAGGATTCGTAATTGTATTGAGGGCAAGTTTGGACAAGGTAAACGAAGATTTAGCCTTGGTAGAGTTATGGCTAAACTTCCTCATACTTCTTTCACCGCTATTGCCATAACTTTTTTAGTTATGAATCTTTCTACTCTGCTATTACGGCTTTTTTGTGTATTTTTTTGCCTATTTTTCAAAACTGAGTCTTTTTTTACTTCTTCTATTATCGAAACTGATATTTCATTAAACCTTAAACAACAAAAACTTATCTTTTTTCTGGACTGA
- a CDS encoding 2OG-Fe(II) oxygenase codes for MTIQTGLQPSQSQDVKVQLLLAGGHQYTIYLKSDAPILNNLVTTIVARAAQQESASHCLFQIPINEGRSALCFSSDQLIGVVTEPPVWVQQVENIKPVTTNVLNSNYIQLDNFLSAKEHERLIKYVLANKSAFAQTNTSTNDKNYRRSMALYSFPEFSELIVNKIQRMIPDIISKLDMPSFNVSQIESQLTAHNDGNFYKVHNDNGSPETATRELTYVYYFYREPKKFSGGELVIYDSEVKNNFYVSAESFKTVEPRNNSLVFFLSRYMHEVLPVNCPSKSFADSRFTINGWVRRTEV; via the coding sequence ATGACTATACAAACAGGTTTGCAACCATCACAATCACAAGATGTCAAAGTTCAACTGCTATTAGCTGGAGGACATCAATATACTATTTATTTAAAATCAGACGCACCAATACTAAATAACCTTGTAACTACAATTGTGGCTCGTGCTGCTCAACAAGAATCTGCCAGTCATTGTTTATTTCAAATTCCTATAAATGAAGGCCGTTCTGCTTTATGTTTTTCTAGTGACCAACTTATTGGCGTAGTTACAGAACCTCCTGTGTGGGTACAACAAGTAGAAAATATCAAACCTGTTACTACCAATGTTTTAAATTCTAATTATATTCAACTAGATAATTTTCTATCTGCTAAAGAGCATGAAAGGTTAATTAAATATGTACTAGCGAACAAATCAGCGTTTGCACAAACTAATACTTCTACTAATGATAAAAATTATCGTCGTTCAATGGCTCTCTACTCGTTTCCTGAATTTTCAGAATTAATTGTTAATAAAATTCAGAGAATGATTCCTGACATCATCAGTAAATTAGATATGCCGTCCTTTAATGTATCGCAAATAGAAAGCCAGCTTACAGCACATAATGATGGTAACTTCTATAAAGTGCATAATGATAATGGTAGCCCAGAGACAGCTACAAGAGAACTCACATATGTCTATTACTTTTATCGAGAACCTAAAAAGTTTTCTGGTGGAGAGTTAGTTATCTACGATAGTGAAGTCAAAAACAATTTTTATGTAAGTGCTGAATCATTCAAGACTGTTGAGCCGCGTAATAACAGTCTTGTGTTTTTCCTCAGTCGATATATGCACGAAGTTCTACCTGTAAATTGTCCTTCTAAGTCTTTCGCAGATAGCCGCTTTACCATCAATGGCTGGGTACGTAGAACAGAAGTTTAA